A stretch of Hippoglossus hippoglossus isolate fHipHip1 chromosome 20, fHipHip1.pri, whole genome shotgun sequence DNA encodes these proteins:
- the csrnp1b gene encoding cysteine/serine-rich nuclear protein 1b: MSGLLKRKFEEVDEDPCYSSPSSLSSACSGWDSEGESCYSDTLDSTPSNPSSPATHFTTTSILKKAKRARRGNVTFDQVTVFFFPRCQGFTSVPSRGGCTLGMMQRHSALRTYTLAEFAVEQRLLRREKFLNRLREEKLDALKLKLTKNGTQESEEAEQLTVDDIPEQDIEISGANLDEGSFLQPYPSKRRYALLKAAGVKKIDKEEKRQLHELRISRENCGCDCQGFCEPETCSCSLAGIKCQMDHSSFPCGCTKDGCGNTEGRIEFNSTRVQTHYIHTIMKLELEKRLEEQSSTEEEEDNTKVATSIPAVPSFPFSSELTAAGENSCSSDMTDLSDSSGQSEDSEAGGSPCEHRTQLDVDEKGLSRILSFSDVENCSRNSRDGGDRNSKGTCCLDQLQPSTEAFSSFSMVDFADENDNIDAALLSSADDHTDNRATAISELLDENANQGNALFHSSSVPRTPSPTIDRSASYNMDLSLSSESDLEFFDGFPCLGSSSLYNSLKEYEHMDNFFQFQLPSYPSFPAASDPGTCLLESLMGLSESVPEPPATFTDNQLLEEAMKLSVMESVKV, translated from the exons ATGAGTGGGCTTCTCAAGAGGAAGTTtgaggaggtggatgaggacCCATGCtactcctcaccctcctccctgtcctctgcCTGCTCAGGCTGGGACTCGGAAGGGGAGAGCTGCTACTCAGACACCCTGGATTCCACTCCCAGCAACCCCAGCTCCCCAGCAACACATTTCACCA CAACATCCATTCTCAAGAAGGCCAAGAGAGCACGGCGAGGCAATGTGACCTTCGACCAGGTGACGGTGTTCTTCTTCCCTCGGTGCCAGGGCTTCACCAGTGTTCCCAGTCGAGGAGGATGTACTTTAGGCATGATGCAGCGCCACAGCGCGCTCCGCACATACACACTCGCGGAGTTCGCTGTGGAGCAGCGGCTCCTACGTCGGGAGAAATTCCTCAACAGACTCAGGGAGGAGAAGCTGGATGCTCTCAAATTGAAG CTGACTAAGAATGGTACCCAGGAGAGTGAGGAGGCGGAGCAGCTGACGGTGGACGACATCCCCGAGCAGGACATTGAAATCAGTGGAGCCAACCTGGACGAGGGCTCTTTCCTCCAGCCTTACCCGTCTAAACGCCGCTACGCCCTGCTCAAAGCTGCCGGTGTGAAGAAGATCgacaaggaggagaagaggcagcTGCACGAGCTGAGGATCTCCAGGGAGAACTGTGGCTGCGACTGCCAGGGCTTTTGTGAGCCTGAGACGTGTAGCTGCAGCCTTGCAGGCATCAAATGTCAG ATGGATCATTCCTCTTTCCCGTGTGGCTGCACCAAGGACGGCTGCGGGAACACAGAGGGTCGCATTGAGTTCAACTCCACCAGGGTACAGACGCATTACATTCACACTATCAtgaagctggagctggagaagaggcttgAGGAGCAGTCGAgcaccgaggaggaggaggacaacacAAAAGTGGCCACCTCCATACCAGCAGTGCCCTCCTTCCCCTTTAGCTCAGAACTAACGGCAGCTGGAgagaacagctgcagcagcgatATGACGGATTTATCAGATTCGTCGGGTCAGAGCGAGGATTCGGAGGCAGGCGGGAGCCCGTGTGAGCATCGAACCCAGCTGGACGTCGATGAGAAAGGCCTGAGCCGCATCCTCAGCTTCAGCGATGTAGAGAACTGCTCTAGAAATAGCAGGGACGGTGGGGATAGGAACAGTAAAGGCACTTGCTGCTTAGATCAACTGCAACCGTCTACGGAGGCATTTAGTAGCTTTAGCATGGTGGACTTTGCTGACGAGAACGACAATATAGACGCTGCACTGTTGAGCTCCGCAGACGATCACACAGACAATCGAGCAACAGCCATTTCAGAACTTTTGGATGAGAACGCCAACCAGGGAAACGCCCTGTTCCATAGCAGTAGTGTGCCACGCACACCATCCCCCACCATCGACCGCTCGGCGAGCTACAACATGGACCTTAGCCTGTCCTCGGAGTCGGATCTGGAGTTCTTTGACGGCTTCCCGTGCTTGGGGTCCAGCTCGCTCTACAACTCCCTCAAGGAGTACGAACACATGGAcaacttttttcagtttcagttgcCTAGTTACCCCAGCTTCCCTGCGGCGAGCGACCCCGGCACCTGCCTCCTGGAGTCGCTGATGGGCCTTTCAGAGTCCGTCCCGGAGCCCCCCGCCACATTTACAGACAATCAGCTGTTGGAGGAAGCCATGAAATTGTCTGTGATGGAGTCTGTGAAAGTTTGA
- the LOC117753807 gene encoding chymotrypsin-like elastase family member 2A: MIWFVLFLSGLGLICAGEPFNHNDPNERVIGGNNAQPRTWKWQASLQYNPYNGGYQHICGGTIVSSFFVMTAAHCILSMDARLFRVVVGEYDILHYDGSEQYSPVVEIIVHPDWNGELGKGNDIALLRLADPVYDNGYVAIAELPYPDQMLPHDYTCYITGWGSYDNVGNTPTLLQVAPINIVEHSVCSQPNWWGSIALRTMVCAGGDGMISGCQGDSGGPLSCFIDGAWRVHGVVSYGPSGECNQVTKPTVFTRVSSFLDWITSVSHLFSLRCESECASATFQLSDSSFFFQIIRSV; encoded by the exons ATGATTTGGTTTGTGCTTTTTCTGTCCGGCCTCG GGCTGATTTGCGCTGGAGAACCCTTCAACCACAATGATCCCAATGAGAGAGTCATAGGAGGCAACAATGCTCAACCCAGAACCTGGAAGTGGCAG GCCTCGCTCCAGTATAACCCATACAACGGCGGGTACCAACACATCTGTGGAGGCACTATTGTCAGTAGTTTCTTCGTCATGACGGCAGCTCACTGTATCCTCAG CATGGATGCTCGTCTGTTCCGTGTGGTGGTAGGTGAGTATGACATACTTCACTATGATGGCAGCGAGCAGTACAGCCCTGTGGTGGAGATTATTGTCCATCCTGACTGGAATGGAGAACTTGGCAAAGG GAATGATATAGCACTCTTGAGACTGGCTGATCCTGTGTATGACAATGGCTACGTGGCCATCGCTGAGCTTCCCTACCCTGACCAGATGCTGCCTCATGATTACACCTGTTACATCACCGGCTGGGGGTCTTATGaca ACGTAGGCAACACCCCTACCCTTCTTCAGGTGGCTCCCATCAACATAGTGGAGCACTCAGTCTGCTCCCAGCCTAACTGGTGGGGCAGCATTGCTCTGAGAACCATGGTGTGTGCTGGAGGCGACGGAATGATTTCAGGCTGCCAG GGCGACTCTGGCGGTCCCCTGAGCTGCTTCATTGACGGAGCCTGGAGGGTCCACGGTGTTGTCAGCTACGGGCCGTCTGGCGAGTGCAACCAGGTGACTAAACCCACCGTCTTCACCAGGGTCTCTTCCTTCCTTGACTGGATCACTTCAGTAAGTCACCTGTTCTCTCTAAGATGTGAGTCTGAATGTGCATCAGCCACATTTCAGTTGTCTgattcttcctttttctttcagattaTTCGGAGTGTTTAG
- the LOC117753806 gene encoding Golgi reassembly-stacking protein 2-like isoform X1: MGLTQSSLLSDGGANSGYHLHGVQRDSPALKAGLEPFFDFILSVGNTRLSKESDLLKDLLKANVEKAVKIEVYNSKTQRVRELEVTPSNMWGGQGLLGASVRFCSFEGANENVWHVLDVENSSPAALAGLIAHDDFIVGADQVLQESEDFFSLIEANEGKPLKLLVYNTQTDQCREVVVTPNGAWGGEGSLGCGIGYGYLHRIPNRPVQPNNQNESVLQSMVVGSSEEPLASVHNEVQVPSVGECSPSTVSKMDLNQTEEAAEEMIVTSTTQPAADLDFSNLPEAMTPDLSDMVSTNDVGQSSMLANYGDESGYQCSLDASSVFQSPLSPEKEDELNVHKSEQDPAVDPITASPSGEAADDLAGLDVTTENLCDTNIPEVQDAGSEASLSASAVEEETSEPPGTDS; encoded by the exons ATGGGGCTAACGCAGAGCTCGCTGCTGTCGGACGGCGGAGCGAACAGCGGATATCACCTCCACGGG GTTCAGAGGGACTCTCCTGCACTGAAGGCGGGTCTGGAGCCGTTCTTTGACTTCATCCTCTCTGTGGGAAACACCAGACTC AGTAAAGAGAGCGACTTGCTGAAAGACCTCCTAAAAGCCAATGTCGAAAAAGCGGTCAAAATTGAAGTGTACAACTCAAAAACCCAGCGGGTTCGGGAGCTGGAGGTGACACCCAGTAACATGTGGGGGGGGCAGGGTCTGCTGGGGGCCAGTGTCCGCTTCTGCAGCTTTGAAGGAGCCAATGAGAACGTGTGGCATGTCCTG gaTGTAGAAAACAGTTCTCCTGCGGCATTGGCCGGCCTTATTGCACATGACGACTTCATTGTGGGAGCTGACCAGGTGTTGCAAGAG TCAGAAGATTTCTTTTCATTGATTGAAGCCAATGAGGGGAAACCTCTGAAGCTGCTGGTTTACAACACGCAAACGGATCAATGCAGAGAGGTGGTGGTGACTCCCAACGGAGcctggggaggagagggaag CTTAGGCTGTGGTATCGGCTACGGCTATCTGCACAGGATCCCGAACCGTCCAGTTCAGCCTAACAACCAGAATGAAAGTGTTCTGCAGTCAATGGTCGTTGGCAGCAGTGAAGAGCCCCTTGCAAGTGTCCACAATGAGGTACAG GTGCCTTCTGTGGGTGAATGTAGCCCCTCTACTGTCAGTAAGATGGACTTGAATCAAACTGAGGAAGCTGCTGAGGAGATGATTGTTACCTCAACCACACAGCCAGCTGCAGACTTAG ATTTTTCCAATTTACCCGAGGCAATGACTCCAGACTTATCAGACATGGTTTCCACCAATGACGTGGGTCAGAGCTCCATGCTCGCTAATTACGGAGATGAATCTGGTTATCAGTGTAGCTTGG atgCCTCGTCTGTTTTCCAAAGTCCGTTGTCTCCAGAGAAAGAAGACGAATTGAACGTCCACAAATCCGAGCAGGATCCCGCTGTCGACCCCATCACAGCTTCCCCGAGCGGAGAGGCTGCAGATGACCTCGCTGGCCTTGACGTCACCACAGAAAACCTGTGTGACACAAATATCCCAGAGGTGCAAGATGCCGGCTCCGAGGCCTCACTCTCAGCCAgcgctgtggaggaggagacgtctGAGCCCCCTGGGACAGACAGTTGA
- the LOC117753806 gene encoding Golgi reassembly-stacking protein 1-like isoform X2, with product MGLTQSSLLSDGGANSGYHLHGVQRDSPALKAGLEPFFDFILSVGNTRLSKESDLLKDLLKANVEKAVKIEVYNSKTQRVRELEVTPSNMWGGQGLLGASVRFCSFEGANENVWHVLDVENSSPAALAGLIAHDDFIVGADQVLQESEDFFSLIEANEGKPLKLLVYNTQTDQCREVVVTPNGAWGGEGSLGCGIGYGYLHRIPNRPVQPNNQNESVLQSMVVGSSEEPLASVHNEVPSVGECSPSTVSKMDLNQTEEAAEEMIVTSTTQPAADLDFSNLPEAMTPDLSDMVSTNDVGQSSMLANYGDESGYQCSLDASSVFQSPLSPEKEDELNVHKSEQDPAVDPITASPSGEAADDLAGLDVTTENLCDTNIPEVQDAGSEASLSASAVEEETSEPPGTDS from the exons ATGGGGCTAACGCAGAGCTCGCTGCTGTCGGACGGCGGAGCGAACAGCGGATATCACCTCCACGGG GTTCAGAGGGACTCTCCTGCACTGAAGGCGGGTCTGGAGCCGTTCTTTGACTTCATCCTCTCTGTGGGAAACACCAGACTC AGTAAAGAGAGCGACTTGCTGAAAGACCTCCTAAAAGCCAATGTCGAAAAAGCGGTCAAAATTGAAGTGTACAACTCAAAAACCCAGCGGGTTCGGGAGCTGGAGGTGACACCCAGTAACATGTGGGGGGGGCAGGGTCTGCTGGGGGCCAGTGTCCGCTTCTGCAGCTTTGAAGGAGCCAATGAGAACGTGTGGCATGTCCTG gaTGTAGAAAACAGTTCTCCTGCGGCATTGGCCGGCCTTATTGCACATGACGACTTCATTGTGGGAGCTGACCAGGTGTTGCAAGAG TCAGAAGATTTCTTTTCATTGATTGAAGCCAATGAGGGGAAACCTCTGAAGCTGCTGGTTTACAACACGCAAACGGATCAATGCAGAGAGGTGGTGGTGACTCCCAACGGAGcctggggaggagagggaag CTTAGGCTGTGGTATCGGCTACGGCTATCTGCACAGGATCCCGAACCGTCCAGTTCAGCCTAACAACCAGAATGAAAGTGTTCTGCAGTCAATGGTCGTTGGCAGCAGTGAAGAGCCCCTTGCAAGTGTCCACAATGAG GTGCCTTCTGTGGGTGAATGTAGCCCCTCTACTGTCAGTAAGATGGACTTGAATCAAACTGAGGAAGCTGCTGAGGAGATGATTGTTACCTCAACCACACAGCCAGCTGCAGACTTAG ATTTTTCCAATTTACCCGAGGCAATGACTCCAGACTTATCAGACATGGTTTCCACCAATGACGTGGGTCAGAGCTCCATGCTCGCTAATTACGGAGATGAATCTGGTTATCAGTGTAGCTTGG atgCCTCGTCTGTTTTCCAAAGTCCGTTGTCTCCAGAGAAAGAAGACGAATTGAACGTCCACAAATCCGAGCAGGATCCCGCTGTCGACCCCATCACAGCTTCCCCGAGCGGAGAGGCTGCAGATGACCTCGCTGGCCTTGACGTCACCACAGAAAACCTGTGTGACACAAATATCCCAGAGGTGCAAGATGCCGGCTCCGAGGCCTCACTCTCAGCCAgcgctgtggaggaggagacgtctGAGCCCCCTGGGACAGACAGTTGA